A segment of the Fusobacterium ulcerans genome:
TTCTTTTTCATCCTCTTCTATTATCCCTTCAGCTTCTCCTACATTTACGAAAGAAATTATATCTTCTTCTGTTATCATCAATGTCTCATCTTCCAGTTCTATTCCAAGAAGTCTTCCTATGAACTTTGATATCCATATCAATATTTTGATCAATGGCTTTGTAAAAAAGCTAAACCAATAAACAATAACTATAACCACTCCTGCTATCTTTAATGAATGATTTTTAGCTATTATTTTAGGAGTTATTTCTCCAAACACCAATATAACAACAGTCATTCCAATAGTTGCAACAGCAACTGATTTGCTTGAAGTCCCCATAAATTGAATAGTAACTATAGTCGCTATTGAAGAAGCAAGTATATTAACTATATTGTTTCCTAATAACAACCCTGTAAGCATCTCATTAGGATTTTTCAACCATTTTTTCAAAAGATTTACTTGCTTGTCATGCTTTCCATCTTCCAACTTTTCTAAATGTATGCTTCTAAATGCTGTCAAAGCAGTTTCTGAAGCTGAAAAAAATCCTGATAACAAAATTAAAAACACAAGTAACACAACATTTTGGTACGTGTCCACTTTTACTCATACACCTTCCTTATTTTCTAAACTAATAACACTTATTTATTAAATCACTTTTTGTGACTATTCCAACTAATTTTTCATTTTCCATAACTAGAACATAATTATATCCTTTATTCAGCATATTTGTTATTACATTTTCTAAATCATCATTCAGCTCAGCAGTATAAAAATCCTTCTGCATAATATCTTCTACTTTAAATGAAATAAATTTTTTCAAACTTTCCTTATAACCCTTACTGTTTGGAAGGGCTATCATTACTTCCCAGAATGCAATAACTGGGGGCAAAGGAGTCTTCCCTTCTTTTATAAGGATATCCTCTCTCGTTACTACTCCAATTACTTTATCTCCATCCACTACTGGAAGTTTTCCAAATCCTTGATTTTTCATTATAAAAATGATATCTCCAAGGTGAGTATCTTTTCCTATTGTAACTATATTTTTGTTATATACATCTTTAACTTTTTTCATAGAACACCTCCGTGTGATATAATCTTACCATATAATTCATCAAAAAACAACATAACTTCAGTATATCTCCTTGGTACAGCACTTTTTTTATGTTTGAATTTTATAAACTTTATAGAAGATTTGCAAAGAATCCCTTTTACTATATATGTATACCACAAAAAAGTCAAATTTCATTTAAAAAAAATAAAAACCAGAAAGAATCTGGCTTTATTTTACAGAAAATAATTTGTCACCTTTCTTAACAAGTTGGCCATCTTCCACTAAAATTTTCACTATTGTACAATTTTTATGTGATTTAACCTCATTCATAAGTTTCATAGCTTCTATTATACATAATGTATCTCCTGCTGAAACTGTTTGTCCTTCTGCTATAAAAGCAGGATTTCCTGGAGCTGAAGACTTATAGAAAGTTCCTAC
Coding sequences within it:
- a CDS encoding CBS domain-containing protein; protein product: MKKVKDVYNKNIVTIGKDTHLGDIIFIMKNQGFGKLPVVDGDKVIGVVTREDILIKEGKTPLPPVIAFWEVMIALPNSKGYKESLKKFISFKVEDIMQKDFYTAELNDDLENVITNMLNKGYNYVLVMENEKLVGIVTKSDLINKCY